A region from the Janthinobacterium agaricidamnosum genome encodes:
- a CDS encoding SDR family oxidoreductase: MHIMIVGASRGLGRALVDGLLADGHAVIGVSRQQPADLPAGQGTRLQWIAADLAAPAEAVERIAREAPAVLDAVIYNLGVWEEKAFSDDYAFLGDADDTIVDMVNTNITSTILLLKRLVPRLLASNKPQLILTGSTSGLRQSGRPEVTFSASKFALNGIADALREGFRAQGLAVTALQLGYLNTYDGLSVPLADAAARGEGELIPVHDVVAVVRMLLNLSSASFVRELVLPALRDERF; encoded by the coding sequence ATGCATATCATGATCGTGGGCGCCAGCCGGGGCCTGGGACGCGCACTGGTGGACGGTTTGCTTGCTGACGGACATGCCGTCATCGGCGTATCGCGCCAGCAACCCGCCGACTTGCCTGCCGGCCAGGGCACGCGGCTGCAATGGATCGCGGCGGACCTGGCCGCACCCGCGGAGGCGGTGGAACGCATCGCCCGCGAAGCGCCGGCCGTGCTGGACGCGGTGATCTACAACCTGGGCGTGTGGGAAGAAAAAGCCTTCAGCGATGACTACGCTTTCCTCGGCGATGCGGACGATACTATCGTCGACATGGTCAATACCAACATCACGTCAACGATATTGCTGCTCAAGCGGCTGGTGCCGCGCTTGCTGGCGAGCAACAAGCCGCAGCTGATCCTCACGGGATCGACGTCAGGCTTGCGCCAGAGCGGCCGCCCGGAAGTGACGTTCAGCGCCTCGAAATTCGCCCTGAACGGCATCGCCGATGCCTTGCGCGAAGGTTTCCGTGCACAGGGACTGGCCGTGACGGCGCTGCAGCTCGGCTATCTGAATACCTACGATGGCTTGTCCGTGCCGCTGGCGGACGCCGCCGCGCGGGGCGAAGGCGAGCTGATCCCCGTGCATGACGTCGTCGCCGTCGTGCGCATGCTGCTGAACCTGTCGAGTGCCTCGTTCGTGCGCGAACTGGTGCTGCCGGCGCTGCGCGACGAGCGTTTTTAG